TGATTTTGTAAAACTACAGGGCGAAGCGGAACTGACAGGTGGCGTTGATCCATCCGGAAAAACAACTTTAGTCGGGGTATATGAAGTAGAAAAAGGCTCATATGAAATGTCTGTCAGTCTGCTGAAGCGTAAATTTGATATCCAGAAAGGAAGCACCATTACATGGACAGGAGAGCCGACAACGGCAACACTGGATATTACCGCCGTTTATACCACCGAGACAGCACCACTCGACCTCGTGGAGCAACAGGTAACCGACCAGACGACCATTAACCAGTTTAAACAGAGAATTCCTTTCAACACATTACTGATGATGAAAGGCGAATTGCTGAAACCGGTCATTACCTTTGATATTACAACAGATAAGAAAAATAACTCTGTGTCTTCAGCGGTCACCGATTTGGTTGATCAGAAACTTTCGCAGCTGAGAACTCAGGAATCTGAAATGAACAAACAGGTGTTTGCTTTGTTATTACTAGGAAGATTTATCGGTGAAAATCCGTTTGAATCCAGCGCGGGAATGTCCGGCGAAATGATGGCGAGACAGAGTGTGAGTAAACTTCTTTCTCAGCAGCTGAATAATTTAGCTTCAGGACTAATCAAAGGTGTGGATCTTAATTTTGGATTAGATTCTTCCGAAGATTATTCCACAGGGCAAAAAAATACAAGAACAGATCTGAATGTAGACATCAGTAAAAAACTACTGAATGATCGTCTGAAAGTAACGGTGGGAAGTAATTTCGGATTGGAAGGTGAAGCCCGACAAAATGAAAATATGACTAATATTGCGGGAGATGTAACGGTAGATTACAGTCTTTCCAAAGACGGAAGATATATGCTGCGTGCGTACCGTAAGAATGAATATCAGGTGGCTCTTCAGGGACAGATCGTGGAAACGGGACTTGGATTTATCATCACATTGGATTACGATAAATTCCGTGAGATTTTCCAAAAAGCGAGAAACAGAAAACAGAGAGAAACAAAAGAGAATAAGAAAAACCAAGTGGTAGAATTTAAATAATGAATACGAAGTTCCAAACCTATTTTAAATATTTGTTCGCATCCGGAATGGCTTCGGCAACGCTTTCGTGCAGCAATGTAAAATACCTGAAAGAAGGGCAAATGCTTTACACGGGCGCAGAAGTGAAGATCGACAATGATACGATTCCGAAGAAACAAAAAAGCGAACTGAAGTCTGCCCTGGAAGACAAGCTGGTTCCTAAGCCCAATTCTACATTGTTAGGATTAAGACCTAAACTGTATTTCTATAATATTGCCAAAGAGCCTAAAAAAGAAAAAGGGTTCAACTACTGGTTAAAGTACAAAATGGGAGAAAAGCCCGTTTTACTGGGCGATGTAGATCGTGAATTTAATAAAGATCTTATCGTAAATTATTCTGAAAACAAAGGATATTTTAATGCAAAAGCAACCTACGATACTGTTTCAAAAAATAAAAAAGCCCAGGTAATTTATACGTTGAGACCTGGCGCACAATATCTGATCAGTGATGTTAAATTTCAGAAAGATTCTACATTAATCAATCAGGAAATCCAAAAAATTTCTGACAGATCATTGCTAAAAAAGGGGAATTCTTTTGATCTTGATGTGATAAAATCTGAGAGAGACCGGATTGATAACAGTCTGAAAGAAAGAGGTTTTTATTATTTCCATCCGGATAATATTATTGTTCAGGCAGACAGTACAGTGAGTAAAAACCATAAGGTGGAGCTGAATGTAAAACTGAAAGAGGACACTCCGGATCTGGCGACTCAACAGTTCAGTATCAATAAGGTGGTTGTTTTTCCGGATTATACGATTCAGGATGTAAAAGACGGAAAATATTCCGTTCCGATGAACTCTGATTCACTGTCCCATTATCAGTATGATCATATTCATGTGATTGATCCCAGACATAAATTTAAACCTAAAGTTTTTGACCGGGCTTTATATTTTAAAGAAGGTGATATTTACAACCGTACCAATCACAACCTTTCCCTGAACAGACTGATTAGTCTGGGTGTTTTTAAGTTCGTGAAAAATGAATTTGTGGTTTCAGATTCTTTACGTCATAAATTCGATGCGTATTATCTCTTAACTCCAAGAGAAATTCAGTCGTTACGTTTGGAAGCCCTGGGGAGAACCAACTCCGCAAACTACGCCGGGAGTGAAGTAAACCTCAACTGGACCCACAGAAACTTCTTTAAAGGGGCAGAACAATTTAAGGCTGCTGTTTACGGAGCTTTTGATATCCAGATGGGAGGTCCTGAAGATGCAAAAAATATTTTCAGAGCCGGAACCAATGTTCAGCTTTCTATACCAAGGATCGTAGCGCCATTCCGCTTTAATTCCTCCAGTGCTTTTGTTCCGCGAACAAATATTTCTCTGGGGTACGAGTTTCAAAACCGTACAGAATATTATACCCTGAACACCTTTACGGGATCCTTCGGGTATTTATGGAAAGAAAATGCACGAAAAGAACATGAACTGAAAGTATTTGATGTCACCCTTGTTTCTCCGGCAAAGGTAACCCCTCTTTACGATTCTATCTCTAAAAAGAGTGATGCCATGAGAAGAGTGGTAGAAAAACAGCTGATTTTCGGACCTACTTATTCTTACACCTATACCAACACCATGCTGAATAAGCCCACGACTTTCTATTATAAAGGAATACTGGATTTAGCGGGAACTGTTACCGGTCTTGCTTCCGGTGCGGATGTAAAAAAAGGTAAAGAGAGAAAACTTTTCGGAATCCCGTTCAGCCAGTACGCAAAAATTGAGAATGATGTAAGGATGTACCATAAATTTACAGAAAAAACCTCTCTTGCCACGCGATTTATTGCGGGAGTGGCCTATCCATACGGGAACTCTGAACATATTCCTTTTATAAAGCAGTTTTTTTCGGGAGGGAGTAACAGTATCAGAGCATTCCGAGCCAGAACCCTGGGCCCTGGAAGTTTTGATCCGAGAACTGCTGAAGCAGGATCTTTTTTTGACCAGTCCGGAGATGTTAAGCTTGAATTAAATGCAGAATATCGTGCTAACCTATATAAATTTTTAAACGTTGCCTTATTTGCTGATGCGGGAAATATCTGGTTAATTAATGATGATCCTCAAAGACCCGGAGCAAAATTTTCAAAAGATTTTTTAAACGAAGTTGCCGTGGGCGCAGGGTTTGGTCTGAGACTTGATTTCTCTATTCTGATATTAAGATTAGATCTGGCAATGCCTTTGAGGGTTCCCTATTATGAAAAAGGCAACAGATGGACCTTTGACAGAATTAATTTCGGGGACTCCAATTGGAGAAAAGATAATCTT
The sequence above is a segment of the Chryseobacterium sp. MYb264 genome. Coding sequences within it:
- the tamL gene encoding translocation and assembly module lipoprotein TamL, which encodes MNTKFQTYFKYLFASGMASATLSCSNVKYLKEGQMLYTGAEVKIDNDTIPKKQKSELKSALEDKLVPKPNSTLLGLRPKLYFYNIAKEPKKEKGFNYWLKYKMGEKPVLLGDVDREFNKDLIVNYSENKGYFNAKATYDTVSKNKKAQVIYTLRPGAQYLISDVKFQKDSTLINQEIQKISDRSLLKKGNSFDLDVIKSERDRIDNSLKERGFYYFHPDNIIVQADSTVSKNHKVELNVKLKEDTPDLATQQFSINKVVVFPDYTIQDVKDGKYSVPMNSDSLSHYQYDHIHVIDPRHKFKPKVFDRALYFKEGDIYNRTNHNLSLNRLISLGVFKFVKNEFVVSDSLRHKFDAYYLLTPREIQSLRLEALGRTNSANYAGSEVNLNWTHRNFFKGAEQFKAAVYGAFDIQMGGPEDAKNIFRAGTNVQLSIPRIVAPFRFNSSSAFVPRTNISLGYEFQNRTEYYTLNTFTGSFGYLWKENARKEHELKVFDVTLVSPAKVTPLYDSISKKSDAMRRVVEKQLIFGPTYSYTYTNTMLNKPTTFYYKGILDLAGTVTGLASGADVKKGKERKLFGIPFSQYAKIENDVRMYHKFTEKTSLATRFIAGVAYPYGNSEHIPFIKQFFSGGSNSIRAFRARTLGPGSFDPRTAEAGSFFDQSGDVKLELNAEYRANLYKFLNVALFADAGNIWLINDDPQRPGAKFSKDFLNEVAVGAGFGLRLDFSILILRLDLAMPLRVPYYEKGNRWTFDRINFGDSNWRKDNLILNIAIGYPF